The following proteins are co-located in the Paralichthys olivaceus isolate ysfri-2021 chromosome 10, ASM2471397v2, whole genome shotgun sequence genome:
- the upp2 gene encoding uridine phosphorylase 2, with product MAPILLNCMGKEHNDYIKQHVQVKNPYLDTMEEDILYHFSLSNKTHNLPEMFGDVKFVCVGGSANRMKAFAQFIHQELQLPGNPEEIRDICEGTDRYCMYKVGPVLSISHGMGVPSISIMLHELIKLLHHAQCLDVVLFRLGTSGGIGLAPGTVVITEKAVDYSFRAQFEQVVLGKVITRNTELDEGVANELLQCSSELQNIPSVIGNTMCTHDFYEGQGRLDGALCSFSHAEKLEYLRKAYEAGVRNIEMESTVFAAMCRICGLKAAVVCVTLLNRFDGDQITSPHDVLVEYQQRPQVLVSHFIKKRLGLIV from the exons ATGGCACCGATTTTACTGAACTGTATGGGGAAGGAGCACAATGACTACATCAA ACAACATGTCCAGGTGAAGAATCCCTACTTGGACACCATGGAAGAGGATATTCTCTACCACTTCAGCTTGAGCAACAAGACTCACAACCTTCCAGAGATGTTTGGAGACGTTAAG tttgtgtgtgttggtggcaGCGCGAATCGCATGAAAGCATTCGCCCAGTTCATCCaccaggagctgcagctgccagGAAACCCAGAGGAAATCAGAGATATCTGTGAGGGAACTGATCGTTACTGCATGTACAAAGTGGGACCAGTGCTGTCTATAAGT CATGGAATGGGCGTCCCCTCCATCTCCATCATGCTGCACGAGCTCATCAAACTGCTGCACCATGCCCAGTGTCTAGACGTAGTCCTCTTTCGCCTCGGAACATCTGGCGGAATCG GTCTGGCTCCAGGGACCGTGGTGATCACAGAGAAAGCGGTGGACTACTCCTTCCGTGCCCAGTTTGAGCAGGTGGTTCTGGGTAAAGTCATCACCAGGAACACTGAGCTGGACGAGGGGGTGGCCAACGAGCTTCTGCAGTGCTCCTCCGAGCTGCAAAACATTCCTTCAGTGATCGGAAACACCATGTGCACCCACGACTTCTACGAAG GTCAAGGCCGACTTGACGGGGCGCTGTGCTCCTTCTCTCACGCTGAAAAACTGGAGTATCTGAGGAAAGCTTATGAGGCCGGAGTGAGGAACATTGAAATGGAGTCCACTGTATTTGCTGCCATGTGCCGCATCTGTGGTCTCAAAG cgGCTGTGGTCTGTGTTACGTTGCTGAACCGCTTCGATGGAGACCAGATCACCTCCCCCCATGATGTGCTGGTGGAGTACCAGCAGAGACCTCAAGTCTTAGTGTCCCACTTCATCAAGAAGCGCCTGGGACTCATTGTCTGA
- the LOC109631311 gene encoding uncharacterized protein C7orf57 homolog isoform X1, with amino-acid sequence MLGFVSVSNRTSPVLVSNGLQATESGVINAVNAHTSQIPGLSATTSPPPEEKARGRRVAVLDTDSDYVKLAKQGGHKGLLWHEETVASTPNEYKPPNWFCSPSEDNGELSLINSEEKKNPGAFQPLEPPFGGDSMSAWERSDSSSSRKEKNNNPHFSQMEKIQSPIQYLETSKFRKRVFDKRPAPVDMSKLLSFGYADDDKPTVTTDVSI; translated from the exons A TGCTGGGCTTTGTCTCCGTCTCCAATAGAACATCACCTGTACTCGTGAGTAATGGTCTCCAAGCGACAGAATCTG gTGTGATCAATGCAGTGAACGCTCACACCTCCCAGATTCCTGGTCTGTCTGCCACCACCAGCCCTCCCCCCGAGGAGAAGGCCCGAGGGCGAAGAGTCGCAGTCCTGGACACTGACTCTGACTATGTCAAGCTCGCCAAACAAGGAGGACATAAGG GACTTTTGTGGCACGAGGAAACAGTTGCTTCTACACCCAATGAATACAAACCTCCAAACTGGTTCTGCTCACCGTCAGAGGACAACGGCGAACTAAG TCTCATTAAcagtgaggagaagaaaaacccTGGAGCCTTTCAACCACTGGAACCTCCCTTCGGGGGTGACAGTATGTCAGCCTGGGAGAGGAGcgatagcagcagcagccgcaaaGAGAAG AACAACAACCCTCACTTCAGCCAGATGGAGAAAATTCAGTCACCCATCCAATATTTAGAGACCAGCAAATTCAGGAAGAG AGTGTTCGACAAGAGGCCGGCTCCGGTCGACATGTCGAAGCTGTTGAGCTTTGGTTACGCAGACGACGACAAACCAACAGTCACCACTGATGTGTCAA TTTAG
- the LOC109631311 gene encoding uncharacterized protein C7orf57 homolog isoform X2, which yields MLSQTSPVLVSNGLQATESGVINAVNAHTSQIPGLSATTSPPPEEKARGRRVAVLDTDSDYVKLAKQGGHKGLLWHEETVASTPNEYKPPNWFCSPSEDNGELSLINSEEKKNPGAFQPLEPPFGGDSMSAWERSDSSSSRKEKNNNPHFSQMEKIQSPIQYLETSKFRKRVFDKRPAPVDMSKLLSFGYADDDKPTVTTDVSI from the exons ATGCTGTCACA AACATCACCTGTACTCGTGAGTAATGGTCTCCAAGCGACAGAATCTG gTGTGATCAATGCAGTGAACGCTCACACCTCCCAGATTCCTGGTCTGTCTGCCACCACCAGCCCTCCCCCCGAGGAGAAGGCCCGAGGGCGAAGAGTCGCAGTCCTGGACACTGACTCTGACTATGTCAAGCTCGCCAAACAAGGAGGACATAAGG GACTTTTGTGGCACGAGGAAACAGTTGCTTCTACACCCAATGAATACAAACCTCCAAACTGGTTCTGCTCACCGTCAGAGGACAACGGCGAACTAAG TCTCATTAAcagtgaggagaagaaaaacccTGGAGCCTTTCAACCACTGGAACCTCCCTTCGGGGGTGACAGTATGTCAGCCTGGGAGAGGAGcgatagcagcagcagccgcaaaGAGAAG AACAACAACCCTCACTTCAGCCAGATGGAGAAAATTCAGTCACCCATCCAATATTTAGAGACCAGCAAATTCAGGAAGAG AGTGTTCGACAAGAGGCCGGCTCCGGTCGACATGTCGAAGCTGTTGAGCTTTGGTTACGCAGACGACGACAAACCAACAGTCACCACTGATGTGTCAA TTTAG